In one window of Paraflavitalea soli DNA:
- a CDS encoding M42 family metallopeptidase, which produces MAKKETPGYKTVTTKASMQFLKNYINTASPVGFESSGQKIWLEYLKAYVDTTFVDPYGTAVGVINPKSPFKVVIEAHADEISWFVNYITAEGLLYLKRNGGVDHQIAPGQRVFIHGKKGAVKGVFGWPAIHTRLGNPDVKDPQPKVDNLFLDTGARNRKEVEDLGIHIGAVVTYQDGFDELANDYYIGRAFDNRIGGFMIAEVARLLKENKKTLPFGLYVVNAVQEEIGLRGAEMIARRIKPDIAIITDVTHDTYTPMVNKMIEGDVACGKGPSLAYGPAVHNKLLNLVQDVAEKKKIPVQLRTVSRSTGTDTDSFAYANDGCPSVLISIPLRYMHTTVEMLHKSDIEQTIQLMYETLLTLSPKTNLSYL; this is translated from the coding sequence ATGGCTAAAAAGGAGACTCCCGGATATAAGACTGTTACAACAAAGGCTTCCATGCAATTCCTGAAAAACTACATCAATACTGCCTCCCCGGTGGGTTTTGAAAGCAGTGGCCAGAAAATATGGCTCGAATACCTGAAAGCGTATGTTGATACCACCTTCGTTGACCCTTATGGCACGGCCGTAGGCGTTATCAATCCCAAATCTCCTTTTAAAGTAGTGATCGAAGCACATGCCGACGAAATAAGCTGGTTTGTCAATTATATCACCGCAGAAGGTTTATTGTACCTGAAGCGCAATGGCGGCGTAGACCACCAGATAGCCCCCGGACAAAGAGTATTCATCCATGGTAAGAAGGGCGCCGTAAAGGGTGTTTTTGGATGGCCGGCCATTCATACCCGCCTGGGCAATCCGGATGTAAAAGATCCCCAGCCCAAAGTAGACAACCTTTTCCTGGATACAGGCGCCCGCAACCGCAAAGAAGTAGAAGACCTGGGCATCCATATTGGCGCCGTGGTAACCTACCAGGATGGGTTCGATGAACTGGCCAATGACTATTATATCGGTCGCGCCTTTGACAATCGTATTGGCGGCTTTATGATTGCTGAAGTAGCCCGGTTATTGAAAGAAAACAAGAAAACCCTGCCTTTTGGACTCTATGTGGTGAATGCCGTGCAGGAAGAAATAGGGTTGAGGGGCGCTGAAATGATCGCCCGGCGTATTAAGCCCGATATTGCCATCATTACCGATGTGACCCACGATACCTATACCCCCATGGTCAACAAAATGATTGAAGGGGATGTAGCCTGCGGCAAAGGACCTTCCCTGGCTTATGGCCCGGCAGTACACAACAAACTGCTCAACCTGGTTCAGGATGTGGCGGAGAAAAAGAAGATCCCCGTACAGCTAAGGACCGTATCACGCAGTACAGGCACAGACACCGACTCTTTTGCCTATGCCAACGATGGCTGCCCCTCTGTATTGATCTCTATCCCCCTTCGTTATATGCATACCACCGTAGAAATGCTACATAAAAGTGATATTGAACAGACCATACAGCTCATGTATGAGACTTTGTTAACTTTATCGCCCAAAACAAATCTCAGCTACCTATGA
- the porQ gene encoding type IX secretion system protein PorQ, which yields MRKVLLIPVLLLIQIYGVGQTLGGNSVYNFLKLPNTPQLTGLGGINISNQSADIGVAWHNPALLRPSMHTQANFVFNAFYGDIRNYHLFTGFRHEASGTTFAAGVNYFNYGTIPETDMAGNRLGDFRPSDYVIQLSASRQYMEHWYYGATFKFIHSNYGQYRSSGLALDIGLSYADTARLLQASLVIKNMGAQLKAYTGTDPGDLPFDLQLGISKRLAKAPLQFTLTAHHLHQFDISYRDTAFNNENGFDQNAGDKKITFDKLFRHIVLSMQLYITDKIEISAGYNHLRRKELSVGNTGNGFNGFSLGVGALFKKIQVRYARSYYQNNTAYNQFGLSLALRDYFGKTR from the coding sequence ATGCGGAAAGTATTGTTGATACCGGTTTTGCTGCTGATACAGATTTATGGGGTTGGCCAAACCCTGGGAGGCAACAGCGTTTATAATTTCCTCAAATTACCCAACACTCCTCAATTGACCGGACTGGGCGGTATCAATATTTCCAATCAATCGGCTGATATTGGAGTAGCCTGGCACAACCCGGCTTTATTAAGGCCTTCCATGCATACGCAGGCCAATTTTGTATTCAATGCTTTTTATGGGGATATCCGGAACTATCACCTGTTTACGGGGTTCAGGCATGAAGCCTCGGGAACTACTTTTGCGGCAGGGGTGAATTATTTCAATTATGGTACTATACCGGAAACAGATATGGCGGGCAACCGTCTCGGCGATTTCAGGCCTTCGGATTATGTAATTCAATTATCGGCCAGTCGTCAATATATGGAGCATTGGTATTATGGCGCTACGTTTAAGTTCATTCATTCCAACTATGGGCAATACCGTTCTTCGGGCCTGGCGCTGGATATTGGTCTCAGCTATGCCGATACCGCAAGGTTGTTACAGGCGTCGCTGGTGATCAAGAACATGGGCGCCCAACTGAAAGCTTATACTGGAACTGACCCCGGCGATCTGCCTTTTGACCTGCAATTGGGGATTTCCAAGAGATTGGCCAAAGCGCCATTACAATTTACCCTCACAGCACATCACCTGCACCAGTTTGACATCAGTTACCGGGATACGGCGTTCAACAATGAGAATGGCTTTGACCAGAATGCGGGTGATAAAAAGATTACGTTCGATAAGTTGTTCCGCCACATCGTATTGTCGATGCAATTGTATATAACGGATAAAATAGAAATTAGTGCCGGCTATAATCACCTGCGTCGCAAAGAGTTGAGCGTAGGTAATACGGGCAACGGGTTCAATGGCTTTTCCCTGGGTGTAGGGGCGCTGTTCAAAAAGATCCAGGTACGCTATGCCCGCAGTTATTACCAGAACAATACGGCCTATAACCAGTTTGGCCTTTCGCTTGCACTCCGTGATTATTTTGGCAAGACCCGGTAG
- a CDS encoding response regulator, whose amino-acid sequence MIKVVIVDDHRLVREAWKLVLNRDKRLSVTAICENGFRAVEACRSLHPDVVLMDINMDPMNGIEATKAIREFSQDIKIIGISVHTDLSYINALMQAGGNGYVTKNSSGEEMIGAIMLVMDGQQYFCKEISDIIS is encoded by the coding sequence ATGATCAAAGTGGTTATAGTTGATGATCACCGCCTGGTGCGGGAAGCGTGGAAGCTGGTATTGAACCGGGATAAAAGGTTGTCGGTGACTGCTATTTGCGAAAATGGATTCCGGGCGGTAGAAGCCTGCCGGAGCCTGCATCCGGATGTTGTATTGATGGATATTAATATGGATCCGATGAATGGGATAGAGGCTACGAAAGCTATCCGTGAATTTTCGCAGGACATCAAGATCATTGGCATCTCTGTACATACGGATCTTTCCTATATCAATGCGCTGATGCAGGCGGGGGGTAATGGCTATGTAACAAAAAACTCATCCGGGGAAGAAATGATCGGTGCTATTATGCTGGTGATGGATGGACAGCAATACTTCTGTAAAGAGATCTCGGATATTATCAGTTGA
- a CDS encoding sulfatase-like hydrolase/transferase, translated as MTPTKRTKLPIFLLLLPIFSLLHAYNDLPGFIPFKPAVTFLLLTYLTLTLIYLICWQFTKHTAKSATITFIILLLLLFFGAWHDLIKKIITNNLLSSYKVIIPVTLVLTFLLIKYIIKKDKTLYTFNQYLSTLMLILFILELSKAFINTISVSKTKNLIYTDTSITQQYRSCNQADSSKPDIYFLVFDEYTNNQTLQEVWNFRNDSITNWLTEQGFYIVTNGKANYDLTPFSISTTFNMNYIDNRKIGKKDSVFYILQAVRSLSDNTTFSLLKKENYNIRFFAPFDNPIENIGLLQEFVDYPPKKLYNHTLPGRIQRDILWNFIPATSPLSKPRQDQFSYTNWPKRVKDVQLTIDKIKSTTNTLTTRQPQFVYGHFMVTHDPHLFNANGTARTARDMVLNSKLFTTYTQQIQYANKILHDLVTHIQQHNRKNTIIIIEGDHGFRHMPDTLKKHDFSNLNSIYFPDRDYRQFYQEMSPVNTFRVLFNHYFCQSLARLKDSSIKVNY; from the coding sequence ATGACTCCAACCAAAAGGACTAAGCTGCCAATATTCCTACTTCTATTACCCATCTTTTCTTTACTGCATGCTTACAATGACTTACCAGGTTTTATCCCATTTAAACCAGCTGTCACATTTCTGCTGTTAACCTATTTGACCTTAACCCTTATTTACCTTATCTGTTGGCAGTTCACTAAGCACACTGCGAAATCCGCTACCATCACCTTTATTATTCTACTGCTTCTCCTGTTTTTTGGTGCCTGGCACGACCTTATAAAAAAAATAATAACCAATAATTTATTAAGTAGCTATAAGGTAATAATCCCTGTCACACTTGTTTTGACCTTTCTGCTCATCAAATACATTATTAAAAAAGATAAAACGCTATATACATTCAATCAGTATCTTTCTACGCTGATGCTAATATTATTCATACTTGAATTATCAAAAGCATTTATAAACACCATCTCAGTATCAAAGACAAAGAACCTGATCTACACAGACACGAGCATCACCCAACAATATAGATCATGCAACCAGGCCGACTCGTCAAAGCCTGACATCTATTTTTTGGTATTTGATGAATATACTAATAATCAAACCTTACAGGAAGTGTGGAATTTCAGGAATGATAGTATTACTAATTGGCTAACTGAACAGGGATTTTATATAGTTACAAATGGAAAGGCTAATTATGACCTCACCCCTTTTTCCATAAGTACAACCTTTAACATGAACTATATAGATAACAGGAAGATTGGCAAGAAAGATAGTGTATTTTACATTCTTCAGGCGGTAAGGTCATTGAGCGATAACACGACGTTCTCCCTGTTAAAAAAGGAAAATTACAACATTCGCTTTTTTGCACCTTTTGATAACCCAATTGAAAATATTGGCCTCTTACAGGAATTTGTCGATTATCCTCCTAAAAAATTATACAACCATACTTTACCCGGGAGAATTCAGCGTGACATACTTTGGAACTTTATTCCAGCTACATCCCCTCTCTCAAAGCCCCGGCAAGATCAATTTAGCTACACCAATTGGCCGAAAAGAGTAAAAGATGTACAACTGACCATAGATAAGATCAAATCCACCACTAACACACTTACAACCAGGCAACCTCAATTTGTATATGGACATTTTATGGTTACACACGACCCGCACCTGTTTAATGCAAATGGAACTGCTCGCACAGCAAGAGATATGGTGCTCAACTCCAAATTGTTCACTACCTATACCCAACAAATACAATATGCCAACAAAATATTACACGACCTTGTTACTCATATACAGCAACACAATAGAAAAAATACCATCATTATTATTGAAGGGGATCATGGTTTCAGGCATATGCCGGATACCCTCAAAAAACATGATTTTTCCAACCTAAATTCAATCTATTTCCCGGACCGGGACTACAGGCAATTCTATCAGGAGATGAGCCCTGTAAATACTTTCAGAGTTCTTTTTAATCATTATTTTTGCCAATCCTTAGCAAGGCTGAAGGATTCTTCCATAAAAGTTAATTATTAA
- a CDS encoding SAM-dependent methyltransferase, whose translation MINYHNHPASFKDPSGFIFQAEGTIYRQVNQSYAAAYDKLMSSGLYQQLVNKKQLVSHQEIAANITQTPEWYKTLQPSVVPFISYPYEWSFEQLRDAALLTLSILRTALNHGMILKDATPFNIQFVEGRPVFIDTLSFDLYDHTKPWVAYRQFCQCFLFPLYLEHYLKKDVQKILSVYIEGIPVDVTARLLPWKSNLSLGVWLHVYLQNTVQRGGKREGSNPVQFQQKKLLDLISHLESILQRFPEERTYKTTWNNYYDDTILSQEYLQEKEKIIRRYCEGLTVHRALDIGANDGYFSKILAAGGIPVIATDIDGQCINRLYKEVKKKNIPNILPLVLDVSNPSPAIGFHNKERAAFFDRIQTDLVLALALVHHLVIGKNIPLPLVAAWLNDIAPRLIIEFVPKEDEKVQQMLKSREDVFDNYTRIDFERFFSQYFDILAHNDVPGTHRTLYFMQRKK comes from the coding sequence ATGATTAACTACCACAATCATCCTGCATCCTTCAAAGACCCGTCCGGATTCATATTCCAGGCCGAAGGAACTATATACAGACAGGTCAATCAATCTTATGCTGCCGCTTATGACAAACTCATGAGTTCGGGCCTGTACCAGCAGCTGGTCAATAAAAAACAACTGGTCAGCCACCAGGAAATTGCAGCAAACATTACACAAACACCTGAATGGTATAAGACCTTACAGCCTTCTGTAGTGCCTTTCATCTCCTACCCTTATGAGTGGAGTTTTGAACAATTGCGCGATGCGGCATTGCTTACTTTAAGTATTTTGAGAACGGCCCTCAACCATGGCATGATCCTCAAAGATGCCACCCCTTTTAATATTCAGTTTGTTGAAGGGCGGCCTGTTTTTATTGATACGCTTTCTTTTGACCTGTATGATCATACCAAACCCTGGGTGGCCTATCGCCAGTTTTGCCAGTGTTTTCTCTTTCCTTTGTACCTGGAGCATTACCTCAAAAAGGATGTGCAAAAGATACTTAGCGTTTACATTGAAGGCATCCCGGTAGATGTAACCGCCCGCCTGCTGCCCTGGAAAAGCAACCTTAGCCTCGGTGTATGGTTGCATGTGTACCTGCAAAACACTGTACAGCGGGGTGGCAAAAGAGAAGGAAGCAATCCCGTACAGTTCCAGCAAAAAAAGCTGCTCGACCTTATCAGTCATCTCGAAAGTATCCTTCAACGATTCCCGGAAGAACGTACCTATAAAACCACCTGGAATAATTATTATGATGATACCATCCTGAGCCAGGAATACCTGCAGGAAAAAGAAAAGATCATTCGCCGGTATTGCGAAGGACTCACCGTACACCGTGCATTGGATATCGGGGCCAATGATGGCTATTTTTCCAAGATACTGGCCGCTGGCGGCATACCCGTTATAGCGACCGATATTGATGGCCAGTGCATCAATCGCCTGTACAAAGAGGTGAAGAAGAAAAACATACCCAATATCCTTCCATTGGTATTGGACGTATCCAATCCTTCACCGGCCATTGGCTTCCACAATAAAGAACGCGCAGCTTTTTTTGACCGTATTCAAACCGACCTGGTACTGGCACTGGCACTGGTGCATCACCTGGTGATCGGTAAAAATATTCCCCTGCCCCTTGTAGCAGCCTGGCTCAATGATATTGCCCCCCGGCTTATCATCGAATTTGTGCCTAAAGAAGATGAGAAGGTGCAACAAATGCTTAAAAGCAGGGAGGATGTATTTGACAATTATACGCGGATAGATTTTGAGCGTTTCTTTTCACAGTACTTCGATATCCTGGCGCACAATGATGTGCCCGGCACCCATAGGACACTCTACTTTATGCAAAGAAAAAAATAA
- the bioB gene encoding biotin synthase BioB, protein MANYIRNDWTLEEIQEIYNMPLLELVYRAATVHRTFNESNEVQVCTLLSIKTGGCSEDCSYCPQAARYHTGVDVQALMKKDEVLEYAQKAKEAGSTRFCMGAAWREVRNNRDFDRVLDMVKGVNELGMEVCCTLGMLTEDQAQKLAEAGLYAYNHNLDTSSEYYGEIITTRTYDDRLQTLDNVRKAGVSVCCGGIVGLGETHEDRVKMLYTLATMPEHPESVPVNALVPVKGTPLEHNGKVNVWDMVRMIGTARILMPKAMVRLSAGRATMSISDQTLCFMAGANSIFAGEKLLTTPNPSFDEDMAMFDMLGLKPREAFKAEQENGGHHHHHTLEATTA, encoded by the coding sequence ATGGCTAATTATATCCGAAACGACTGGACCCTGGAGGAGATACAGGAAATATACAATATGCCCCTGCTGGAGCTTGTTTACCGGGCAGCTACCGTACACCGCACTTTCAATGAAAGCAATGAGGTACAGGTTTGTACCCTGTTATCCATCAAAACCGGGGGGTGCTCAGAAGACTGCTCCTATTGCCCCCAGGCAGCCCGTTATCATACCGGCGTGGATGTACAGGCCTTAATGAAAAAAGACGAAGTACTGGAATATGCCCAAAAAGCCAAGGAAGCTGGCTCTACCCGCTTTTGCATGGGCGCCGCATGGCGCGAAGTGCGTAATAACCGCGATTTTGACCGTGTACTCGACATGGTAAAAGGCGTAAATGAACTGGGTATGGAAGTTTGCTGTACCCTGGGCATGCTTACTGAAGATCAGGCCCAGAAATTAGCCGAAGCCGGATTGTATGCTTACAATCATAACCTCGACACTTCTTCCGAATATTATGGAGAGATCATCACTACCCGTACTTATGATGACCGCCTGCAAACCCTGGACAATGTGCGCAAAGCTGGTGTATCTGTTTGCTGTGGTGGTATCGTAGGGCTGGGTGAAACGCATGAGGACAGGGTTAAGATGCTGTATACCCTGGCCACCATGCCCGAGCATCCTGAAAGCGTGCCCGTCAATGCCCTGGTGCCTGTTAAGGGAACTCCCCTTGAGCACAATGGCAAGGTAAATGTGTGGGATATGGTGCGCATGATTGGCACTGCCCGCATCCTGATGCCTAAAGCCATGGTACGCCTGAGTGCCGGAAGGGCAACGATGAGCATTTCAGATCAGACCCTGTGTTTTATGGCCGGCGCCAATTCCATCTTTGCCGGTGAAAAATTGTTGACCACGCCTAACCCTTCCTTTGATGAGGATATGGCCATGTTTGATATGCTGGGATTAAAACCAAGAGAAGCTTTTAAAGCTGAGCAGGAAAATGGCGGCCACCATCATCACCATACACTGGAAGCCACCACTGCATAA
- a CDS encoding LuxE/PaaK family acyltransferase: MKCEHEDKIFSTDEAHFEELAVDLFHFQYEHNTVYNQYVNSLPIVGRTIRSLAQIPFLPIQCFKTHTIKTTAFEPQAVFESSGTTQTINSRHYVKHLELYKQSFLTAFRQFYGPVQDWCIIGLLPSYLERRHSSLVVMVDELIRQSGHAASGFYLYEHEKLHSLLQELEAKGQKTILIGVTFALLDFAEKFPMPLRHTLVMETGGMKGRREEITRQQVHDILQAAFGLPAIHAEYGMTELLSQAYSAGAGILHCPPWMKAMVREEDDPFAIRQAGSGILNVIDLANMYSCSFIATEDVGRVYDDGSFEVQGRMDNSDIRGCSLMVAGI, translated from the coding sequence ATGAAATGTGAACATGAAGATAAAATATTTTCAACGGATGAGGCTCATTTTGAAGAACTGGCTGTAGACCTGTTTCACTTTCAGTATGAACATAACACCGTTTATAATCAATACGTAAACAGTCTGCCAATAGTTGGGCGAACCATCCGTTCGCTGGCCCAGATCCCCTTTTTGCCCATCCAATGCTTTAAGACGCATACGATTAAAACGACGGCTTTTGAACCCCAGGCGGTATTTGAGAGCAGCGGCACCACCCAAACCATCAATAGTCGCCATTATGTGAAGCATCTTGAGCTGTACAAACAAAGCTTTTTGACCGCTTTCAGGCAGTTTTATGGGCCTGTGCAGGACTGGTGTATTATCGGGTTGCTCCCCTCATACCTGGAACGCCGGCATTCTTCGCTGGTGGTAATGGTCGATGAGCTGATCCGCCAGAGCGGGCATGCTGCCAGCGGCTTTTACCTGTATGAGCATGAGAAGTTGCACAGCCTGTTGCAGGAGTTGGAGGCAAAGGGCCAAAAGACCATACTGATCGGGGTAACCTTTGCCCTGCTGGATTTTGCTGAAAAATTTCCCATGCCCCTCAGGCATACCCTTGTCATGGAGACCGGAGGCATGAAAGGCCGCCGGGAGGAGATTACCCGGCAACAGGTACACGATATTCTGCAGGCCGCATTCGGATTGCCGGCCATCCATGCAGAATATGGTATGACGGAGTTGTTATCGCAGGCCTATTCGGCCGGGGCCGGTATTTTGCATTGCCCCCCGTGGATGAAAGCCATGGTAAGGGAAGAAGATGATCCCTTTGCCATCCGGCAGGCAGGCAGTGGTATCCTGAATGTAATAGATCTCGCCAATATGTATTCCTGTTCGTTTATCGCCACCGAAGATGTGGGGCGCGTGTATGATGATGGGAGCTTTGAGGTGCAAGGGCGTATGGACAACAGTGATATCCGGGGATGCAGCCTGATGGTAGCAGGTATATAA
- a CDS encoding oxidoreductase, with translation MAQPIRVGLAGFGISATVFHAPFFATMPEYELVAVLERTKNESPQKYPSVRVVRSIEELVADPSIDLVVITTPNETHFPYSKLALQAGKHVVVEKPFTNTSAEAQELVKLAAASDKILSVYQNRRYVSDFFTIRDVLDKKLLGEVHEFEGHYDRYRAEARPQAWREAAKPGSGILYDLGAHLIDQALYLFGLPQNITADIRQQRPHAKVDDYFDLRLNYGFTKVILHAGMLVREPGPRYMIHGTIGSFIKNGEDPQEALLRAGVLPTGDNWGREPEAIHGLLHTEIDGKLVRQTIPSQAGDYGLYYKNLYNTIVHQAPLKEKPEHGYNTVRLIELALESHSRQCTIPCSGLLDVEYR, from the coding sequence ATGGCGCAACCAATCAGGGTAGGATTAGCAGGCTTCGGTATCTCAGCAACGGTATTTCATGCCCCTTTCTTTGCGACCATGCCGGAATATGAACTGGTAGCTGTATTGGAAAGAACCAAAAACGAATCACCCCAAAAATACCCTTCTGTACGTGTTGTAAGAAGTATAGAAGAACTGGTAGCCGATCCATCTATCGACCTCGTTGTGATCACCACTCCCAATGAAACGCATTTCCCTTATTCCAAACTAGCTCTGCAGGCAGGTAAACATGTGGTGGTAGAAAAGCCTTTTACCAATACTTCAGCAGAAGCACAGGAGCTGGTGAAGCTGGCAGCCGCCAGTGATAAAATACTGAGCGTATACCAGAACCGGCGCTATGTAAGCGATTTTTTCACCATCAGGGATGTGCTGGATAAAAAATTACTGGGAGAGGTGCATGAATTTGAAGGTCACTATGACCGCTACCGTGCTGAAGCAAGGCCCCAGGCCTGGCGCGAAGCTGCCAAACCCGGCAGTGGTATCCTCTACGATCTTGGCGCTCACCTCATAGACCAGGCATTGTACCTGTTTGGCTTACCGCAAAACATTACTGCCGATATCAGGCAGCAGCGCCCCCATGCCAAAGTAGATGATTATTTTGACCTGCGCCTCAATTATGGCTTTACCAAAGTAATACTCCATGCCGGTATGCTGGTGCGTGAACCAGGCCCCCGTTACATGATACATGGTACCATTGGTTCTTTCATCAAGAACGGCGAAGACCCACAGGAAGCCTTGTTGCGTGCTGGTGTTTTGCCCACTGGCGATAACTGGGGCCGGGAACCGGAGGCCATCCACGGCCTGCTGCACACCGAGATCGACGGTAAACTGGTAAGGCAAACCATTCCTTCCCAGGCCGGCGACTATGGCCTTTATTATAAGAACCTGTACAATACGATCGTACACCAGGCTCCTTTAAAAGAAAAACCTGAACATGGTTATAATACCGTGCGGCTGATTGAACTGGCTTTAGAGAGCCATAGCCGGCAATGTACCATTCCCTGTTCAGGCTTACTTGATGTTGAATACCGGTAA
- a CDS encoding sulfatase-like hydrolase/transferase — translation MIKAIQKQPLFLLLLPVFFVVHGMLENFGFIPFPDAAALCLIYLVAAILLAAIFYLFFRSVTKAALMTSLCMGIFFAFGTLQDFLHQHITNRSFTRYSILLPAILLLLIIAFWRIRKTKNALHRLTGFLNLLLIIYLLVDIGWIVVKTISPDKEKFSVYAFEEKNQYKPCDTCSKPDIYFLLFDEYASSASLWERYQYNNDLDQFLTAKGFTIQPQSRSNYNFTPFSMASILNMAYLKGIQDPSAISAEDYARCNELIRHNQVIKFLDIQGYDIVNYSIFDLAGHPSQVSQSFLPLKTKLITDRTLFARINRDIGWLLSQYFPFSLFTHFNILTDRNNNNLFIDLTGRAAASKRKRPAFIYTHLYMPHPLFYYDKDGRERNTDTLYRELAAPVAYHTYLDYVTYTNTRIKELVTTLQRANPAAVIMIMGDHGFRKDGLQLTSPYFFTNFNAVYLPGKTIVPPTSGVNQFRVVFNELFHQSIPLLKDSCIFLQDKQPSHP, via the coding sequence ATGATCAAAGCAATACAAAAGCAACCTTTATTCCTGCTGCTGTTGCCTGTATTCTTTGTCGTTCATGGCATGCTGGAGAATTTTGGTTTTATTCCTTTCCCAGATGCAGCCGCCCTTTGCCTCATTTACCTGGTAGCAGCCATTCTCCTGGCAGCCATCTTTTACCTGTTTTTCCGTTCCGTTACCAAAGCCGCATTGATGACTTCTCTATGCATGGGGATCTTCTTTGCATTTGGCACCCTCCAGGATTTTCTACACCAGCATATCACCAACCGGTCTTTCACCAGGTACAGCATCCTCCTCCCAGCGATACTACTTTTATTGATCATCGCCTTTTGGCGCATCAGGAAAACAAAAAATGCACTGCATCGCTTAACTGGTTTTCTCAACCTGTTGCTGATCATTTACCTGTTGGTCGATATTGGCTGGATCGTAGTAAAAACCATCAGTCCCGATAAGGAAAAATTCTCTGTATATGCATTTGAGGAAAAGAATCAATATAAGCCTTGCGACACCTGCTCAAAGCCCGATATCTACTTTCTCTTATTTGATGAATATGCCAGTTCCGCCTCCCTGTGGGAAAGATACCAGTATAACAATGACCTCGACCAGTTCCTGACAGCAAAAGGATTCACCATCCAGCCACAAAGCAGGTCAAACTATAATTTTACGCCCTTCTCCATGGCCTCTATATTGAATATGGCTTATCTGAAGGGCATACAGGATCCAAGCGCCATATCAGCCGAAGACTATGCCCGCTGCAATGAACTCATCCGTCATAACCAGGTAATAAAGTTTTTAGACATCCAGGGATATGATATTGTCAATTATTCCATATTTGACCTGGCAGGTCATCCATCACAGGTAAGCCAATCCTTCTTACCCTTAAAAACAAAGCTCATCACCGACAGGACATTATTTGCCCGGATCAACCGCGACATTGGCTGGCTATTGTCTCAATATTTCCCATTTTCCCTGTTTACACATTTTAATATTTTAACAGACCGCAACAACAACAACCTCTTTATCGACCTCACCGGGCGGGCTGCGGCTTCCAAAAGGAAGCGGCCGGCATTCATATATACGCATCTTTATATGCCGCATCCGTTATTTTATTACGATAAGGATGGCCGCGAAAGAAATACAGATACCCTCTACCGCGAACTGGCAGCCCCCGTAGCCTACCACACTTACCTTGATTATGTGACCTATACCAACACGCGGATCAAAGAACTCGTTACTACCCTGCAACGGGCAAACCCTGCTGCTGTGATCATGATCATGGGCGATCATGGCTTTCGTAAAGATGGGCTGCAGCTGACATCTCCCTATTTTTTTACCAATTTCAACGCCGTATATTTACCTGGCAAAACAATAGTACCGCCAACCAGTGGAGTCAATCAGTTTCGGGTAGTATTCAACGAACTTTTTCACCAATCCATTCCTTTGCTAAAAGATTCTTGTATATTTCTTCAGGACAAACAACCCAGCCATCCATGA